A region of the Brachyhypopomus gauderio isolate BG-103 chromosome 11, BGAUD_0.2, whole genome shotgun sequence genome:
ATTACAGGGTAGTGTAGTCAGTGTGGAACACAGGACAGTGTGGTCAGTGTTACAGGACAATGGTCAGTATTACAGGGTAGTGTAGTCAGTGTGGAACACAGGACAGTGTGGTCAGTGTTACAGGACAGTGTGGTCAGTGTTACAGGACAATGGTCAGTGTTACAGGGTAGTGTAGTCAGTGTGGAACACAGGACAGTGTGGTCAGTGTTACAGGACAATGGTCAGTATTACAGGGTAGTGTAGTCAGTGTGGAACACAGGACAGTGTGGTCAGTGTTACAGGACAATGGTCAGTATTATAGGGTAGTGTAGTCAGTGTGGAACACAGGACAGTGTGGTCAGTGTTACAGGACAATGGTCAGTATTATAGGGTAGTGTAGTCAGTGTGGAACACAGGACAGTGTGGTCAGTGTTACAGGACAATGGTCAGTATTATAGGGTAGTGTAGTCAGTGTGGAACACAGGACAGTGTGGTCAGTGTTACAGGACAGTGTGGTCAGTGTGATATGTGGACACACCTGTGTTGTCCTCGGGCACGGAGGGCGACTGTCTTCCAGGTTTATTCCCCCTCCGGGTCGGAACCTCCTGTTTTCCATCTATCCTGGTACCGTCCCGCGAGCACTTCCGTATCTTACACTTCTCCCTCTGCACGGTCTTGGGACATGGGACGCCATTAAACTGTGGTTCCTGTTTCACCATACGTGTGCGAATCATGTGACCCTTCCCACATGATTTATTACACTCTGACCAGTGGGACCATTCAGATACCATGCAGTCCACAtctggagaaagagggagagagaaagagatatggagggagagagagaaaggcataTGAGTATTCAGTTTAAGAgtctttgtatgtatgtgtgtatgtatatatgtatgtatgtgtgtgcgtgtgtgtgtgcgtgtgtgtacatgtgtatgtgtgcgtgtgtgtacgtgtgtgtgtgtgcatgtgtgcacgcgtgtgtgtgtacgtatgtgtgtgtgtgtgtatgcatgtatgtatgtatgtgtgtgtgtacgtgtgtgtgtgtgtatgtatgtatgtgtgggtgtgcatgtgtgtgtgtacgtgtgtgtgcgtgtgtatttatgtgtgtgtgtgtgtgtgtgcgtgtgtatttatgtgtgtgtgtgtgtgcgtgtgtgtgtgtgtgtgtgtgtgtgtgtgcgtgtgtgtgtgtgtgtgtgtgtgttactcacgGCACTCTGGCATCATGCACTTCTCCGCCTGCTCCAGCTGCtcctcacactgtgtgtgtcctgcagtctTCTGCATGCGCTGACGCGTacgcacacccaccccacacgaCACACTGCAGTGGGACCAGTCAGACCAGGGGGACAGCATGCAGGACAGcgcgtctacacacacacacacacacacacacacacacacacacacacacacacacacacacacacacacacacacacagacacacgtgcacacacacacacacacacacacacacacacacacacacacacacacacacacacacacacacacacacacagacacatgcacacagacacacacacacacacacacacacacacagacacacgtgcacacacacacacacacacacacacacacacacacacacacacatacacacagacacatgcgcgtgcacacacacatacacacacacacacacacacacacacagacacgcgcacacagacacacacacacacagacacacgtgcacatacacacacacacacacacatacacatgcgcgcgcacacacacacacacagacacacacacacacacgtgcacacacacacacacacgtgcacacacacatacacacagacacacacacacatgcgtgcacacacacacagacacacgtgcgcacacacacacacacacagacacgcgcgcacacacatgcacacagacacacacacacacacagacacacatgcacacacacacacacacacttatttgaGTAAGTTGTGTTcctgtgcacactcacatgatGCAACATCATACAACCTGTAAAAACAGCCCCACCAGATTTAAATGTGGCACCAAGAAAACCATCGAGTGATTCCCATCTAACAGGTGTCACCAGGTTTGTCTTTTACTCACGATGAGAGCACTTTGTCAACGAGAACCAGACACCCTGTTGAGGCCAACGCAATCATGAAGAAATCATGAAGCAGCGGAGATGATTAAAGTTACAGTTCATGGACGTTAGAACATCCATGCCGATCAGAGCAGCGTACGTTTGAAGGACCTTGAGAACCTATCCAGACCTCTGTGATGGAAAACCTCACGACACCAGGGAAGTGGAGAACACTGGAACGACTCCAGagacacacctgcacctgctcTCAGCTCTGCTGGGACTTCCCAACCCAGAAGATCTCTCAACAACTCATCTGGATCCAGCTGACTTGTTAACAGGCCAATGGTACTATTATGAAATGACCACAGGGAGATTCCCCATGGTGCTGCTGTTCTAAGATCAGTTACAGAGACATAAGTCACTGATGTAGTGTAATTTATGTACTATGTATTTATTTTGCTCACAGCAGCAAAGGTCACTGTGTCCCTGTTCAGCAGAGTTTCCAACAGATAGGGGATGTTAGGGTGTGCATATCGACCAATCAGCAGACTGCAGGTGCTGTGGGTGATCTGGAGTGTACACGCCTGCATTAGACTGAGGACTACTTCAGGTGAGCAAACACTCCTCATTTGAATATGAGAAGAGACACAAACACCTTATCAATAGAGTATATAAATTAAAAGCTTCACAAGTCTTTGACTAGCTGACATTCCCGTAGCAGAAAGTAGCTGAGAGTTTTTAAGTATCCCAGTATAAGACAGCTGTTTTAGGATGTAAGCCCTTAGCCCATAAAACTACATTTTTGAGGATGCTGAAAGACACAAAACTGATCTCAGTTCAGCAGAGCGTGTGTCTGAGGCTGATACTCACCGCACTCTGGCATCATGcacttctccacctcttccAGGTCGGTTTGGCACTTAGAGCCGTCTGATGCAGCCATCTTCATCATCCTTGACTTCCTCCTCATCCCCATGCCACAGCTTACACTACACGACTCCCAGACCACCCACTCAGTCACGATACAGCTACTGGgggctatacacacacacacacacacacacacacacacacacacacacacacacacacacacacacacacacacacacacacacacacacatacacacacacacacacacacacacacacacacacacacacaccccacatgtgAGTCTCTAGGGAATTTAAACTTATATTAAAAACCCAAAAAATAAGACTTCAAAGTGGCCGGTGTCAGAGCCTCAGATATTACAACCCTCAAAGCCCCAGAATGACTTAGCTCTCATCTAATGAGACTGGGGCAATGAGAAATCTCAGGTCTTCAGGGAGTATGACATCAACACAGGGACAAATCTAAAAACCTTTGCCTTATTGGAAGTCGAACATTACTGGGGTACAGATCaagtctggtctggtctggaaGTGCCTTGGGCACACAAACCCGTGTTGTGTAAAAtacgctctctctctttctctctcactcacacacacactgcattggATCACAGGCCACCATGCACACTCTGACTTTTGATTGGCTGTTCATAAACGAGTTCACACACAGCTCATTATGGCTCTGTTCTTTCTATTACTTTCACACTCTCCTACATAGACACcagagcatacacacacacacacacacacacacacacacacacacacacaagcacataagcacacatactctcacaaatgctttcacacacacatccagtctTGGCCTGGGCAGTCGAGACTTACAGCAGTGCTCGTTCACCACACACTTCTCCGTCTCCTCGGTGGGCTCTTTGCAGATGGACCCGTCCTCAGGAAACTGCTTGACGTAGCGTTCTCTGGACCTCATGCCCATGCCGCACGTCACACTACACGCGGACCAGCTGATCCAGTCAGACAGCATGCATGGGGACGGCTCTGTGGGACGACACGCCGCTCACTCCTTCAAAGGGATGGACCGATACGATATACTGGAGCTACCGATACCTAGATCAGGTCTCGCCCTGAGCAACAGTGCTTTTCTGATATGGCATATTGCTTTAGTTCCATTGTGTAGTCACACCCTCACATGACCCTCATCGGTTTTAAAGAATAATGTATAGTGATTTTTAATTGGAGAAAAAGAATTGGCCCTGAGCTCTGATATCAGAATCAGTATTGGGAAATAACAAATGGGATCAGTAGATCCCTGCTAATTTGTTCACTGGATTCTTTCCCAAAGCTTTATTTAGGGTACACACTCAGAAGCTAAATTAAAAATACATCTATTAAAAGATGAAAAAAAGCAAGAACTATCCAGAAACACATAAAGCACAAACAGACAGTGCCTGGAAGCATGTTTCTTTGGTGCAGTGTATCGCATGGGAAAAGTCCTTGCGTTGTGGATGAATAATGTTGGCATGAATATGATGCAATTTGCACTATTTTGTACACTACTTGAAACCCTCTCATGCATTCCACGAGCTTGTGGACAAAACCCACCCCACGCTGACACCCCAACGCCTGTCCAACTTTCCTGTCCGTCTCTGTCCTTCGTCCCTCTGCTCTGACTGGCTCTGGTTGTCTCACCCCACTGTCCCGTCAACCACCTGTGTTGCAGCCTGCAAGCAGCCAGTTTACGGGGCGATCCGTGCGGGATGTGCGAGATATGCGGGACATTGCCAGCTTTTCACAGATCGCTCTGCCCTGCTGTACCCTCGCGGGACTGATGGGGCCGCTGCTCTGGCTAATGAGACAGAACTAAGTGAATCATTAATGAGGGTCCACATAAATAAGGGCCCTGGCCGGGGAGAGGGCCCCGTGGCTGCCCGAGTGTGCTATTAATCAACGTGGCCCGTTAACGGAGCGGTAAATAAGAACCGAGCAGAGCAGCAGACGGCCACGCCCACGGCACAGATCACAGCAGCGACCGATGACAAAGAGGCAGAACAAAACCCTCCAACCGAGGCAAGCTAAAGTTTAAAATGACACCAAAATGATGTAGACGGATGGGTGGAGAACAAAGGTGTAGGATGAACGGATAGAACGATGGACGGGGAGATGGACAGATGTGCAGGCAGCATGTAAACAGACAgaatacagacagagagagagagacagatacatGCTGGCTGCATCAACAGTGTTCGTAGTGTCTCATGCCTACTGAGCAAAATTACCCAAGCCCAGGTGCAAATTTCTGATCAATTCACCAGGAAGACAGAGTTTGCCTTGAAGCAGATGTACACTGAATGGGAAGTTTCCGTAGGTTTACTTCAGTTGACCAGATCTAGCCAAATCTGGAGTTACGCTGATGGACATTCTCCTAaagccagggcttaatttgagccggatcctgccggaacaggatccgggaactctttcattttgaagggtgcgttccgggaactcgATCCGGTAtttttcaagcctactaattataagatgaagaaatctgtctgcgttgaaccaattaattgaacaaataattctataaaagacatttttaaaagacTCTCCTTTTTAGCTATGCCTTTAGgcgtctcccctataaagctagttatactttcgtgagtgactgtagcgcgcgaccccgcccacctcgcacgaacctccgcgaacattgttggcctcagtgaccccttgtctcatgcatctgtttgcgttccggcatcgtttgatttacaaattaagcactgccTGAAGCCCTTTCCTTGTTTCATACTTCAGCAGAgaaggccacgccccctctcctTCCTGGCCCTCTGTTCTTTATTCCACTCCCTTCTCCTTCCTCATACTCCATTTCtccctttcttttttctttccctccctttctctttctctcactctccctttgtCTCCATGTCTTTCCTTTCtttccctcactcctctcctctttctctccccctctttcactccctctctctctcattctactTCCCTTTCATCTCCTCTCCCCCTGTATGTGTCGAGCTAGCTGAATGTGAACATGACCCAGCCAGAcacactcaggtgtgtgtgtgtgtgtgtgtgtgtgtgtgtgtgtgtgtgtgtgtgtgtgtgtatcctcaccctcctccttgCAGCCTGGACCCATGCAGGCCTCAAAGTCCTGCGTGTGCAGACAGGGCACGGTGGTGTCCAGCTGAGCCTTCAGCATCCTCTGCCTCATCCGTCGACCCGTGTCACATGTTGAGGAGCTGCAGGCCGACCACGGTGACCAGTTCGAGTAGATGCATGTCTCCGGGGTGCCGTCTTCTACAGGGCCCAGACATGGACGACACTCAGCTTGGACGTCTCAGTATAACGGCATTACTAGGCTTACTGGTCAGACCGGTCTCTCTAATAAACACTAGCCAAACTAGCAAAAGTCACACATAAATAACATGACCGCAGCACACAGAGCGTTTGGTGGAAATAGTCATAGTCGGCTGCTTGAGTAACGGGAAGCTCACCCGGTCACCCGGCTCAGTTTGAGTTTCACTGGGTGCAGAAGTGCTTTTCCTCCTGTGAGTTAGCCTTAACATTCACGAGTTAGCCTTAACATTCACAAATCAAAATCATCCTGTGTGCTGGCTTTGCCGGGACATGTGACTCATTTATGACTCGCTGCCCTCCCGCCACCGCCTGAGTAAGTCTGACTAAGTAAGTCTGACTAAGTAAGTCTGACTATTTCAGCTCCACACGGTGGACATGTTTCTAGACGAGAACGTTGCACTTGGATTTAGTGCAGTGTCTCTTCACCGCTCAAGCAGGGCGGGATGGACAAGAGACCGACAGCCTGAAATTACAAGCATGCCCTTAGATCTTTTCTGCCAGCTTAGAGCACCTTCAGCTGGCCACTGTGGGATAAAAGGGCCCAGGGACCCATAAAGCCCCCACGCGCTCTTCCAGTTCTCCAgagagcgccccctgctgtACACAGCACGCACCTTCCTCGCTCTCCTCCGGGGCGATGTCCGCCACGATATCGTCCACCGTGTCTGGGACGGCATTGCACTGCTCCCCCTGTAGGTGGGAGGAGCACATGACAGTATCAGGCTGTGACCGAGGCCACCACTGTGTGAGTTATACCTACTGGGCAAAAACTGGGaaaacccaaacccaaacccaTAAGGCCCAGCAAATCCACTGGCCAGATCAGTGTGGGAATCATCCTTGCACACAAGAACACAGATTTGTTATGTTGTGCGGTTTGGCTTGAACTGTGCGTGACTCAGCAGTTTTGGTGGACTCCACCAGCGTGTAACAGCACAGCTAGTCAGGCGAATGTTTACAACATATCAATCAGAGCATCAGCAGTAGCACGAAGGGCCTGCGAGGAGTCAGAGGAGCAGACGCAAGTGGCACGTGAACGAAGCCACGGTGTAAACGCACGACAGGGTGAGACTCCcggccacccctcccccaccttccGGGCTatcctctccaccaccacacgtGCCAGCGGTGAGATGGGGCCCCCTTGCGGGTCGTAGAAGGGGCTCTGGGGGTGATCCAGGCTGCTGAGGGGCCGGATCCGTTCTTGAGGGACACTGGGTTTGTTGggggactgagagagagacagagaggtagagggagacagagaaagagagagagactttaaAAGCCATCTGTCAGGGGCTTCCCACCTTTTATCTCCATCTGCACTGTTCATTCTTCCTGGAATATTTGCTCTCTGAGTGATTTATTGCTCTGCTTCCTGTCACGCTGCTTTGTGAGACACCTGCTCACTCTCCTTGTTCCATAGTAACACCAACAGAGAGACACGAaaaccaaacaccaaatgttccTTGTTGACgaaatgttttaaaagacaAGTCCTGTCAACGAGTAAAACGCAGTCCATGCTGCTCAGAAGGAGTCGTCTCCAGAGGTGAGGGAACCGTGCGAGTTCTCCCTCATCACCAAGAGGGGGCAGCATCATAAAAGTCTGACTGGGACCTGAATATATTTTCACAGCGCTGAGAGGAAAAGTCATTCTGTCCTGACGATATTCACGTAAATACTTTATGAGCaagtaaaaaacacaaaaaacagcaTCTACATCTGTTTCTCCCTCACTCATatgtgcgctctctctctctctctctctctctctctctctctgctgtgaaGCTCTGTGTGTATATTCATGAGGAGTAAACTAAAAAAGCCCAGAGATGCAGCCTGTCTTACAACACTGCTCCCTGCTCCTCCTCATAACACGCCTTCACAAAGCAGCCATGATTCACCTTACCATTGCGGTCACATCAATCTCTTACACTGTGGACAATTATGAGCGCTAGTCTGACTTTATGTTCGCTAGTACAGTTCTCTGGATTTTGAAACGCCAAAACCCAATTAAGACATAGTTGATTACTTGAGAGGTGTCCCAAGCCCTGTTCACATGTGGCATTAGCATGTGTCTGATCACAAGTGACTGGAACCAGTCACTGCTGTTTACATCTGGCATGTTGAATGGGTCTCCAACTCGCCACTGTAGCGCAGTTTCAGGCTTGGGCAGCATTGTTCACTGACTTCACTACCGTCCCCGACACATCCATCAGGACACGTCCATCAGGACACATTACTGTTCACACTAACGATGACGTGTACATCCCAGAACTCCACTGAAAGTGGTTTCACCAAACATGCACATTAATGCCAGGTGTGGACAGAGCCTGCAAGCCTTTATCCGTAGTTCTGTTTGCTTATTGCATCAGTGCTCAGTCAAATATTCCAGAGTTTATACCAGTTTATACACAGCAGTTATACACAGCTCAGGTTTTAACTCCACGCCTGGTGTGCTGCTGAACGCTTGCAGTTTCAGGACTTCCTCGTCTACCATAACTGATGGGACACGTGAAGATGGGGCGTTTCAGAGCAGTGAGAGTTTAAATCTGTGCAGGATAGTGAAAGTCCAGCGATGGCGTGGCTCACCTCGTAGGTGACGCCGTAGTCTGTGCCCGCGTCCCAAGGGAGCAGGTCTTTGACCAGCCTCTGCACCCAGCCACACTCCCGTGTGCACAGGTTCTCGGCCGACAGGCCCACGTTCCAGTCCGGGCTCGGGCCCAGCATGGTCAAGAAGGACATCAGGTGGCGTGCGGAGTCCACGGAGAACTCCGCCGACGGTGCCGCGCGACTGGATGGAGGGAGGACGGGGCGGAGGGGGGAGGCCcagacacagaataatggaaagatggagggaacagaggaagggaggaagagagaggagagaggtagaAAATCAGAACAAGAATAAATATTTATGTTCCGTAATGTCACTGCATGGgagattattattatgaaaatcTTTTGTCACttttaaaatttgatttgaaagacAAGATCCAAATGGGAGATGAGAGGTTTTTGTGCTACGTGTTTCTCTATGGCTGACTTGGGTGTGTGAATGTACGCTGTAGCGTCATTTCCACAGAGATAGCACGTTCTAAGTCACCGCAGATGGTAATTAATCAAGTTAATTGCCCTGATTAGAAGCCATCTCCAAAGCAACTGCTGCCAGAACAGCAGCACAGGCCGAAGGCTGGAATATGCGCTGCTTGACTCTATCGATTAAGAACCATAAAATATTCATCATCTGCCTTCTGGCTCCCACATCTAACACTTCACAGGAGAGCTTCAAAATCAGAGCACTGGcttcctttctctttctgtggaatgagacacacatatacaagcacacgcacacacacacacacacacacattcacacacactcactcatctcTGAGAGCAGACAGTGAGAGCTGTCAGCTTCATGATGAGCATGAACCCTATGGAACGGTGGTGTGTGTAAATCGCAACGGGGCTCTCGTGGCTAACTCACGCAGCTAACTCTCGCTCACTTCTCAACATGACCTGCATGCCAAGCAGGACACTCTCCAAGCTGGAGACTAACAGATATAGTTCATTGAATGTCCTCCAGAGGCCAAAGTCAATGTGTTAACTGCAGGACTGGAGTTCAAGCAGGTCATCTGAAGATCCCGCGCTGAAGTGCACATGTGCCTAGCTGGGAGGGAAACCCGCGGCTCACAAATATAAAATCACAGTATTAACGACCTCGTTAATAAATGTGGAAAAGCATCCACAGCCCCGGCGTATGTCAGGGAGGACAGCTGTGGGGGATCTGTCCCCGCTCCCATACTGACGTAAACATTGCCGTTACTGGACACAAAAGCATGTCAGAGCTGAGTAGACTGGAAGATAGGAAACAGAACATCACATGATAGTTGACATGATAAGAGAGATGTTAACAGATACATTTAGCATTTAATCAAGTTTAGACACTGTAGaatgatatttttgtttatttgttatatAGAACTGCAGATTTGATGTCAAAAGTACTACAAGTGAAACTGAATTGACTGAACTGATTTGTAGAGATCTACAGTTCAGTGGTGAGGTCTGTCACTTCAGGACATGTGTGACAAACACTGGAGGCGACACTAGAAGGggctaggggggggggggagggaggtagagagagagagagagagagagagagagagagagagagagagagagagagagagagagagagagagagagggagagggagagagagagaggctactCACATATTAAGAGGCTGCCAGGCAGGCCACTGAGCTTTGGTCTTGATAACTGTCATAACGTCATCaccctgagagagaaagagacagagagagatagagggatagaaagagacagagggataTGTAGACAGACggaaagaggagggagagagaaaaagggcgAGAGAAATgtgggggagagatagagagagggaaagagagggaaggTAAGAGATGAGAACAAGGGAAAGAGAGTGGCTGTGTTTAATCATCAGGGGGTGTTAAAGATACACATATCTGTGACAGCAGAGCAAGATAAGTGCCTTTACACTGACTCCACACAGGCAGAGCCCGGCACTAGCGCACAGGCTAGCACACCAGACGAGAGCCCGGCACTAGCGCACAGGCTAGCACACCAGACGAGAGCCCGGCACTAGCGCACAGGCTAGCACACCAGACGAGAGCCCGGCACTAGCGCACAGGCTAGCACACCAGACGAGAGCCCGGCACTAGCGCACAGGCTAGCACACCAGACGAGAGCCCGGCACTAGCGCACAGGCTAGCACACCAGACGAGAGCCCGGCACTAGCGCACAGGCTAGCACACCAGACGCAACAGCAGTCAGGGAGAGACTAAATCGTGCAGTGGTGTGGGAATATGTCACGGTaatagcacacatgcacaaaggCTGCATTTGACTACACTCAGGGGAACTACACACTAATCCAAGCCACAGACTCTACCACAGCTGAGCGAACAACCAGCATGGTGTTACAAACGACACCTTCattgcttttgtttttaatggtgtttttttattattatcctTGTTTTGCACTTGGATTGCGGCTAGCCTTgggttgtgcacacacacacacacacacacacacacacacacacacacacacacacacacacacacacacacacacacacacacgtacacacacacacatgatgtaCAAAAGAATGTGTGCGGAGTGCATATGGATGGCCCCTAAGCTGTCTGATCAGTCCACACAAATGCCACAGACACCAGGCATTCCCAGCTGGACCTCAGAGTGACAGGCGACTGtgaaattaaagtaaaaaatGCCACAAGCGTTTCTGACAATTATTTACATTTCTGAGATGCCTCAAGAGGTTATAGTCAAATAATTCATAAGTCAGGTTCAAACAGCCACTTAACAAGATACACCAGCATATTTTATACGAAAAATACAGCCACAAGAGGGCTGATCGTAAAGATATCAGCATTAAACACCAGGCCTGGGAGACATGAGTAGCTTCACTGTTAACAGCATCTCGCCATGTCCTGAAACATCACCTCATCATGTCCTGAAACAGCACCTTGTCCTGTCCTGAAACAGCGCCTCTTCCTGTCCTGAAACATCACTTCATCATGTCCTGAAACAGCACCTTGTCCTGTCCTGAAACATCACTTCATCATGTCCTGAAACAGCGCCTCTTCCTGTCCTGAAACATCACTTCATCATGTCCTGAAACAGCACCTTGTCCTGTCCTGAATGCATATTCCCTTGCACCAGTTCACTCTCTGGATAACCACACATCTTAATCCCGAGTGCTCACTACTCCAGGGACCAATCAACAGCTGTCTCACTGTAATTAAGCAATCAATCTGTTAATTGGCTAAATTGATGAAAAGGTCTGGGGTTGGCAGATGGCCCTGCACAGACAGGAAGATGGTCATTATGGAGCATTTCTAGATTCCTGAACCTTCGGCTGAAGTGCTGAAGTCAAACAAAACGAGACAAGGCATGAAATATGTTGAACCTACAATGGCCAAACCATCACATAGAAAACTGCATTAGTCCCTTGAACACTGCCATGTGAAAAAGCACAACAGCATGAAAGAAGTATTCACAACTGCCATTTCTATTTTcagaaatgttaaaagaaatggaAATGTAGACATGCATACCCAAGTAACCATGTCATCTGGACATGTGTGCCTATTCAAACTAAACACTCATATAGGCATGTGTGTATACTCAAACTAAACACTCACAGTGTTTATTCAAACTAAACACttatatatatgcatgtgtgtattctcAAACTAAACACTCACATAGTGTATACTCAAACTAAACACTCACAATGTTTATTCAAACTAAACACTCACATAGTGTATACTCAAACTAAACATTCACAATGTTTATTCAAACTAAACACTCATATAGGCATGTGTATACTCAAACTAAACACTCACATAGTGTATACTCAAACTAAACACTCACATAGTGTATACCCAAACTAAACACTCATATAGGCATGTGTTTATACTCAAACTA
Encoded here:
- the spon1b gene encoding spondin-1b isoform X1; its protein translation is MLTMGLHTDKLFFQCLLLIVVPFGTGALTGSTAGRLPFRARYCRIQDSPNPVTQRDVQKEIQFRVEGDPETYQPGSTYRVSVYTSSPVFFRGFVLVALKEGREGDVPGDFAGNFKIIDEDDTQFMNACPPAVTETVPRRRTRIQVLWTAPPSGTGCVILKARITQKKSVLPFEEGSLIRKLCEKDPLQATQNPLQDCCSCGTAKYRLTFYGNWSEKVHPKDYPRRANHWSALIGASHSRKYTLWHYGGYASEGVRQVAELGSPVKMEEEIRQKGDDVMTVIKTKAQWPAWQPLNIRAAPSAEFSVDSARHLMSFLTMLGPSPDWNVGLSAENLCTRECGWVQRLVKDLLPWDAGTDYGVTYESPNKPSVPQERIRPLSSLDHPQSPFYDPQGGPISPLARVVVERIARKGEQCNAVPDTVDDIVADIAPEESEEEDGTPETCIYSNWSPWSACSSSTCDTGRRMRQRMLKAQLDTTVPCLHTQDFEACMGPGCKEEEPSPCMLSDWISWSACSVTCGMGMRSRERYVKQFPEDGSICKEPTEETEKCVVNEHCSPSSCIVTEWVVWESCSVSCGMGMRRKSRMMKMAASDGSKCQTDLEEVEKCMMPECDALSCMLSPWSDWSHCSVSCGVGVRTRQRMQKTAGHTQCEEQLEQAEKCMMPECHVDCMVSEWSHWSECNKSCGKGHMIRTRMVKQEPQFNGVPCPKTVQREKCKIRKCSRDGTRIDGKQEVPTRRGNKPGRQSPSVPEDNTAGCKMRPWSSWSDCTRPCGGGVQERVMEVKKKGRGSQSRNCKNRKEIRTCNVHLC
- the spon1b gene encoding spondin-1b isoform X2; the protein is MLTMGLHTDKLFFQCLLLIVVPFGTGALTGSTAGRLPFRARYCRIQDSPNPVTQRDVQKEIQFRVEGDPETYQPGSTYRVSVYTSSPVFFRGFVLVALKEGREGDVPGDFAGNFKIIDEDDTQFMNACPPAVTETVPRRRTRIQVLWTAPPSGTGCVILKARITQKKSVLPFEEGSLIRKLCEKDPLQATQNPLQDCCSCGTAKYRLTFYGNWSEKVHPKDYPRRANHWSALIGASHSRKYTLWHYGGYASEGVRQVAELGSPVKMEEEIRQKGDDVMTVIKTKAQWPAWQPLNIRAAPSAEFSVDSARHLMSFLTMLGPSPDWNVGLSAENLCTRECGWVQRLVKDLLPWDAGTDYGVTYESPNKPSVPQERIRPLSSLDHPQSPFYDPQGGPISPLARVVVERIARKGEQCNAVPDTVDDIVADIAPEESEEEDGTPETCIYSNWSPWSACSSSTCDTGRRMRQRMLKAQLDTTVPCLHTQDFEACMGPGCKEEEPSPCMLSDWISWSACSVTCGMGMRSRERYVKQFPEDGSICKEPTEETEKCVVNEHCSPSSCIVTEWVVWESCSVSCGMGMRRKSRMMKMAASDGSKCQTDLEEVEKCMMPECDALSCMLSPWSDWSHCSVSCGVGVRTRQRMQKTAGHTQCEEQLEQAEKCMMPECHVDCMVSEWSHWSECNKSCGKGHMIRTRMVKQEPQFNGVPCPKTVQREKCKIRKCSRDGTRIDGKQEVPTRRGNKPGRQSPSVPEDNTGCKMRPWSSWSDCTRPCGGGVQERVMEVKKKGRGSQSRNCKNRKEIRTCNVHLC